One genomic region from Bactrocera tryoni isolate S06 chromosome 3, CSIRO_BtryS06_freeze2, whole genome shotgun sequence encodes:
- the LOC120770153 gene encoding maltase A1-like — MKFTTLSRYFAAFVVFSVLSAQSGCLACTLSNRAGAQAEQKDWWQTAQFYQIYPRSFQDSDGDGIGDLKGITSRLQYLKDIGVTAAWLSPIFKSPMVDFGYDIADFYEIQAEYGTMDDFRELISKANALGLKIILDFVPNHSSNESEWFKKSLKRERGYEDYYVWHDGKLDADGKRIPPSNWLQSFRGSAWEWREERQQYYLHQFAVQQADLNYRNPAVVEQMKRIIRYWLDQGVAGFRVDAVPVLFEVEPDENGQYPDEPVSGNTDDKDDRAYLKMDLIENRPETIDMVYQWRQVMDDYQRIHGGDTRVLLIETYAPAAYTMQMYGNRTVEGAHLPFNFNLITVLKQGVSASYVQQAVDEWLKNMPAKRTANWVIGNHDQRRAASRYGVQRTDAMNMLVMTLPGASVTYQGEELGMIDGEISWEDTVDPAACNSNKDIYENFTRDPSRTPFQWSAGTNAGFSNAAKTWLPLAPDYQTLNVDVENSSANSHLKIYKSLIELRKSSKTLQDGSYKYKALANNFFALKRYLTGADTIVYIANFGNDTTTVDLQQDFDVLLPAAMTLTISSLDSTKTSGSEINTKSLSLAAGEALILSGPAN; from the exons ATGAAATTCACAACACTTTCTCGGTATTTCGCGGCGTTCGTAGTTTTTTCGGTGCTTTCCGCGCAAAGCGGTTGCCTGGCTTGCACGCTGTCCAACCGTGCTGGCGCACAGGCGGAGCAGAAGGACTGGTGGCAAACTGCACAGTTCTACCAGATTTATCCACGTTCCTTCCAGGATTCCGACGGCGATGGTATTGGTGATTTGAAGGGCATTACGTCGCGTTTGCAGTACCTCAAAGATATTGGCGTAACCGCAGCGTGGCTGTCGCCAATTTTCAAATCTCCGATGGTGGATTTTGGTTATGACATTGCGGACTTCTACGAAATTCAAGCAGAATACGGTACGATGGATGATTTTCGCGAGTTGATTTCAAAGGCGAATGCATTGGGTCTGAAGATCATTTTGGATTTTGTGCCAAATCATTCCAGTAACGAAAGCGAGTGGTTCAAGAAATCACTTAAGCGTGAGCGCGGTTACGAGGACTACTATGTATGGCACGATGGCAAGCTGGACGCGGATGGCAAACGCATACCGCCGAGTAACTGG TTGCAATCGTTCCGCGGTTCTGCGTGGGAATGGCGTGAGGAACGCCAGCAATACTATTTGCATCAATTCGCCGTGCAGCAGGCCGATCTAAACTACCGCAATCCTGCTGTGGTGGAACAAATGAAACGCATAATTCGCTACTGGCTCGACCAGGGCGTAGCTGGTTTCCGCGTCGATGCAGTGCCGGTGCTCTTCGAAGTGGAGCCCGACGAGAATGGCCAATATCCCGACGAGCCGGTGAGTGGCAACACCGACGATAAGGATGATCGCGCTTACCTCAAAATGGATCTGATTGAAAATCGTCCGGAGACCATCGATATGGTTTATCAATGGCGTCAAGTGATGGATGACTATCAGCGCATACATGGCGGCGACACGCGTGTGCTGCTAATCGAAACGTACGCGCCGGCCGCATACACGATGCAAATGTACGGCAACCGTACAGTGGAGGGCGCACACTTGCCGTTCAACTTCAATTTGATTACCGTGCTGAAGCAGGGTGTGAGCGCGTCATACGTGCAGCAGGCGGTCGATGAGTGGCTGAAGAACATGCCGGCGAAACGTACAGCGAATTGGGTG ATTGGTAATCACGATCAACGTCGCGCGGCCAGCCGCTATGGCGTGCAACGTACGGATGCCATGAACATGCTGGTTATGACTCTGCCCGGCGCAAGTGTCACCTATCAG GGTGAGGAATTGGGCATGATTGATGGTGAGATCTCATGGGAAGATACGGTTGACCCCGCTGCTTGTAACTCAAATAAAGATATATATGAAAACTTTACGCGCGATCCGTCACGTACGCCATTCCAATGGAGCGCAGGCACTAACGCCG GTTTCTCCAATGCTGCAAAGACTTGGCTGCCACTTGCACCAGACTACCAAACCCTCAATGTTGACGTGGAGAACTCGAGCGCCAATTCTCATTTGAAGATCTACAAGTCACTGATCGAATTGCGCAAAAGCTCAAAAACCCTACAGGATGGCTCGTACAAATATAAGGCACTCGCAAACAACTTTTTCGCTTTGAAACG CTATCTAACAGGTGCGGACACCATCGTATACATCGCCAATTTTGGCAATGACACAACCACTGTGGATCTACAGCAGGATTTCGATGTCTTGCTGCCCGCTGCAATGACCTTGACGATAAGCAGCTTGGACTCAACGAAAACCAGCGG CTCTGAGATTAACACCAAGAGCCTGTCGCTGGCAGCCGGTGAGGCCTTGATTTTGAGTGGCCCCGCTAATTGA
- the LOC120771567 gene encoding maltase A2-like, with amino-acid sequence MSSFSVRFLAALLLCALGATAFETVDWWESATLYQIYPRSFMDSDGDGIGDLNGITSRLAFFKEIGVTATWISPIYDSPMADMGYDVANFTKIDPLFGTMEDFDDMLAKAHELDLKLVLDFVPNHSSDECEWFQKSILREEGYDDFYVWDDGKIDTETGERSPPSNWVSVFGGSAWTWVEERQQYYLHQFLAKQPDFNFTNPAVRERMLEIMKFWLDRGVDGFRMDATNFLVEKRFENGTYPDEPPSGIPNDPNGNTTPPNHIYTMDLWENTEIIYEWREFLDEYQRLNGGDTRAMIIEAYSPVDVLSGYISNGTNVGGQMPMNFNFVKLDENSNAETIETQANEWMDVIWARHKMANWVANNHDNSRLPTRMGESKVDAMTMIIHALPGTSVTYYGEEIGMPDGEIDCTGDSCNFRDPERTPMQWNGSENAGFSTGNSTWLPVNPNYKYLNVQVQRGAARSSLQIFKGMTALKKTDAFKAFKEEGGFSYKALSKQVFQVVRTEVDREEYRALANLGNQIEYFDGLTNKTMEYVLLNSYSPHRYGHKLDLSGRIYLMPYEAIVLRWSA; translated from the exons ATGTCGTCATTTTCGGTAAGGTTCTTAGCGGCGCTGCTGCTTTGCGCGTTGGGCGCTACTGCTTTCGAAACAGTTGATTGGTGGGAGTCCGCCACCCTTTATCAGATTTATCCGCGTTCCTTTATGGACAGCGATGGCGATGGTATAGGCGATTTGAATGGCATCACCTCACGGCTGGCgttttttaaggaaattggTGTTACAGCAACCTGGATCTCACCCATATATGATTCACCGATGGCTGATATGGGCTATGACGTCGCGAATTTTACGAAAATTGACCCACTCTTCGGCACAATGGAGGATTTCGATGATATGTTGGCTAAGGCGCATGAATTGGATTTGAAACTAGTTTTAGACTTTGTGCCCAATCATTCGAGTGACGAGTGCGAGTGGTTCCAAAAGTCGATACTCCGCGAAGAAGGCTACGATGATTTCTATGTATGGGATGATGGCAAAATTGACACAGAGACGGGCGAGCGTTCACCACCAAGTAATTGG GTGTCGGTTTTCGGTGGTTCTGCGTGGACCTGGGTTGAAGAACGGCAACAGTACTATCTGCATCAGTTTCTAGCGAAGCAACCTGATTTCAACTTCACTAATCCCGCGGTGCGTGAGCGTATGTtggaaataatgaaattttggcTCGATCGTGGTGTAGACGGTTTTCGCATGGATGCCACAAATTTTTTGGTTGAAAAACGTTTCGAAAATGGCACATATCCAGACGAACCACCGAGCGGCATACCGAATGACCCGAATGGTAATACAACTCCTCCCAACCACATCTACACCATGGATCTATGGGaaaatactgaaattatttACGAGTGGCGCGAATTTTTGGACGAATATCAGAGACTTAATGGTGGAGATACAAG AGCTATGATAATCGAGGCGTACTCTCCTGTTGACGTTCTGAGCGGTTATATTTCTAATGGCACCAATGTCGGTGGTCAGATgccaatgaattttaatttcgtaAAACTGGACGAAAACTCCAATGCGGAGACTATTGAAACACAAGCTAATGAATGGATGGATGTCATATGGGCCAGACATAAAATGGCGAATTGGGTGGCAAACAATCATGACAACAGTCGCTTACCAACACGTATGGGTGAGAGCAAAGTGGATGCGATGACTATGATAATACATGCACTGCCCGGTACATCGGTTACTTATTAC ggcGAAGAGATCGGAATGCCTGATGGAGAAATCGATTGCACTGGAGACTCTTGCAACTTTCGTGATCCAGAGCGCACGCCGATGCAGTGGAATGGATCGGAGAATGCCGGCTTCAGCACAGGCAACTCAACGTGGTTGCCCGTTAATCCCAACTACAAATACTTAAATGTACAAGTTCAACGAGGAGCTGCGCGTAGCAGCTTGCAGATTTTCAAGGGCATGACGGCGTTGAAGAAAACGGATGCTTTTAAAGCGTTCAAGGAGGAGGGCGGCTTTTCTTATAAAGCTCTGTCAAAGCAGGTTTTCCAAGTCGTAAG AACCGAGGTCGATCGCGAGGAATATCGTGCGCTTGCCAATTTAGGcaaccaaattgaatatttcgatGGATTGACTAACAAAACAATGGAGTACGTCTTGCTTAACTCTTATTCACCACACAGATACGG tCACAAGCTTGATTTAAGCGGAAGAATTTATTTGATGCCTTATGAAGCTATCGTCTTACGCTGGTCGGCATGA
- the LOC120770564 gene encoding maltase A3, protein MRKIISLVLLLAFTQQPSLACDGTVRQSSGDSREWWQSAQFYQIYPRSFMDSNGDGIGDLAGITSRLNYLKDLNVTAVWLSPIYTSPMADFGYDIADFFDIQPEYGTLNDFDNLVQEANKLGLKVILDFVPNHSSDENEWFKKSVRRERGYEDYYVWHDGYKNESGARVPPSNWLQAFRGSAWEWNEERQQYYLHQFAVKQPDLNYRNPAVVAQMKRVLTYWLDRGVAGFRVDAVPWCFEVLPDETGRYPDEPKSGYTDDPDDSSYLLHIYTQDLPETVDMVYQWRKLLDDYQRIHGGDRRVLLTEAWSPLDYVMKFYGNRTTEGAQMPFNFQFIVGGNSDKNNTDLPAPGFVKIISSWLDNMPSGHTANWVMGNHDQRRVGSRYGEGRIDLMNMLQMFLPGVSITYMGEEIGMTDLDISWEDSRDPAACNSNANIYEQFTRDPARTPFQWNNSANAGFSTNSTTWLPINPNYVTVNVQTEEEASKSHLTIYNQLVALRKTKTLQQGDVSYAAIGDNILAIKRFLKDEKTYLLLANVLDSAVTADLSDVLRVSGNFNTTITNMLSTRKEGDVVAVNNVPLGAYEAIIVESM, encoded by the exons atgcgaaaaataatTTCGCTAGTTTTGCTTCTGGCATTTACCCAACAGCCTTCTTTAGCCTGTGATGGCACGGTTAGGCAGTCTAGTGGGGACTCCCGTGAGTGGTGGCAGTCGGCACAGTTCTACCAAATCTACCCGCGCTCCTTTATGGACTCCAATGGTGATGGTATTGGTGACCTTGCTGGCATCACTTCGCGTTTAAACTATTTGAAGGATTTGAACGTTACTGCCGTTTGGCTCTCGCCCATCTACACTTCACCAATGGCCGATTTTGGCTACGATATTGCTGATTTTTTCGATATACAACCCGAGTATGGAACATTGAATGACTTCGACAACCTTGTGCAGGAGGCTAATAAACTTGGACTGAAAGTGATTTTGGATTTCGTGCCGAATCACTCGAGTGATGAGAACGAATGGTTTAAGAAGTCAGTGCGCCGTGAGCGTGGCTACGAAGACTACTATGTGTGGCACGATGGCTATAAAAATGAAAGCGGTGCGCGTGTACCGCCGAGTAATTGG CTACAAGCTTTTCGTGGTTCTGCCTGGGAATGGAACGAGGAGCGTCAACAATACTATCTCCATCAATTTGCGGTCAAACAACCTGACTTGAACTACCGCAACCCCGCCGTAGTCGCGCAAATGAAGCGCGTTCTCACTTATTGGCTGGATCGCGGTGTTGCTGGTTTCCGTGTAGATGCCGTACCTTGGTGCTTCGAGGTATTACCGGACGAGACTGGCCGCTACCCTGATGAGCCGAAGAGTGGCTATACCGATGATCCTGATGATTCCAGCTACCTGTTGCATATATATACCCAAGATCTACCGGAAACCGTAGATATGGTTTATCAATGGCGCAAGCTGCTGGATGATTATCAACGCATTCATGGTGGGGATAGGCGGGTGCTGCTTACTGAGGCCTGGTCACCGCTAGATTACGTAATGAAATTCTATGGCAACCGCACGACCGAAGGCGCACAAATGCCATTCAATTTCCAGTTCATTGTTGGCGGTAATTCAGATAAGAACAATACAGATTTGCCAGCGCCTGGGTTCGTGAAGATCATCAGCAGTTGGTTGGATAATATGCCGAGCGGCCACACAGCCAATTGGGTG ATGGGCAACCACGATCAGCGGCGTGTGGGCAGCCGCTATGGAGAGGGACGTATTGACCTCATGAATATGCTACAGATGTTCCTACCGGGTGTTAGTATAACCTATATG GGCGAAGAGATTGGTATGACCGATTTGGACATCTCTTGGGAAGATAGTCGCGATCCCGCTGCCTGCAATTCAAATGCGAATATTTACGAACAATTTACACGCGATCCCGCGCGTACGCCCTTCCAATGGAACAATAGTGCCAATGCGGGTTTCTCCACCAACAGCACAACTTGGCTGCCCATCAATCCAAACTATGTGACTGTCAATGTGCAGACCGAGGAAGAAGCGTCAAAGAGTCATCTGACAATTTACAATCAGCTGGTGGCTTTACGCAAGACAAAAACACTGCAGCAAGGCGATGTCAGCTATGCAGCTATTGGCGATAATATTTTGGCCATTAAGCG TTTCTTGAAAGATGAAAAGACATACCTTTTATTGGCCAACGTGCTGGACTCGGCTGTCACCGCGGACCTTAGCGATGTACTGCGTGTCAGTGGCAACTTCAACACTACCATAACAAATATGTTATCGACCAGAAAAGAAGG TGACGTCGTGGCCGTCAACAATGTGCCGTTGGGTGCCTATGAGGCGATCATAGTGGAATCGATGTGA
- the LOC120770811 gene encoding maltase A2-like, whose translation MPSCLFRFLAALLLCAVGATAADTVDWWESATLYQIYPRSFMDSDGDGIGDLNGITSRLAFFKEIGVTATWISPIYDSPMADMGYDVANFTKIYPVFGTMEDFDALLAKAHELDLKLVLDFVPNHSSDECEWFQKSILREEGYDDWYVWDDGKIDSETGERSPPSNWEAVFGGSAWTWVEERQQYYLHQFLAKQPDLNYTNPAVRERMLEVMKFWLDRGVDGFRMDATNFLVEKRFENGTYPDNPINTGPGGGGMSGISYTKDQWESTEIIYEWREFLDEYQRVNGGDTRAMIIEAYSEVDVLSNYITNGTHVGGQLPMNFNFVRLDENSTAETIETQANAWMDVIWTKHKMANWVANNHDNSRLPTRMGESKVDAMTMIIHALPGTSVTYYGEEIGMPDYADACTGDSCGFRDPERTPMQWNGSKNAGFSTGNSTWLAVNPNYTYLNVKVQRGVARSSLQIFKGMTALKKTDAFKAFKEEGGFSYKALSKQVFQVIRTAVDREEYRVLANLGNQIEYFDGLTNKTMEYVLLNSYSPHRYGHKLDLSGRIYLMPYEAVVLRWSA comes from the exons ATGCCGTCTTGTTTATTTCGGTTTTTAGCGGCTCTACTTCTTTGCGCTGTGGGCGCTACTGCTGCAGACACAGTTGATTGGTGGGAGTCCGCCACACTTTATCAGATTTACCCGCGTTCCTTTATGGACAGCGATGGCGATGGTATAGGCGATTTGAATGGCATCACCTCAAGGTTGGCgttttttaaggaaattggTGTAACAGCAACCTGGATTTCGCCCATATATGATTCACCGATGGCTGATATGGGCTATGACGTCGCGAATTTCACGAAAATTTATCCGGTTTTTGGCACAATGGAGGATTTCGATGCTTTGTTGGCTAAGGCTCACGAATTGGATTTGAAACTAGTTTTGGACTTTGTGCCCAATCATTCGAGTGACGAGTGTGAGTGGTTCCAGAAGTCGATACTCCGCGAAGAAGGCTACGATGATTGGTATGTATGGGATGATGGCAAAATTGACTCAGAAACTGGCGAGCGTTCACCACCAAGCAATTGG gaGGCTGTTTTCGGTGGTTCCGCATGGACCTGGGTTGAAGAGCGGCAACAGTACTATCTGCATCAGTTTCTTGCAAAGCAACCTGATTTGAACTACACTAATCCCGCGGTGCGTGAGCGTATGTTGGAAGTGATGAAATTTTGGCTCGATCGTGGTGTAGACGGTTTTCGCATGGATGCTACGAATTTTTTGGTTGAAAAACGTTTTGAAAATGGCACATATCCAGATAACCCAATTAATACTGGACCGGGTGGCGGAGGTATGAGCGGCATCAGCTATACTAAAGATCAATGGGAAAGTACAGAAATTATATACGAATGGCGCGAATTTTTGGACGAATATCAGAGAGTCAATGGTGGAGATACAAG AGCTATGATTATTGAAGCATATTCCGAAGTCGACGTTCTGAGTAACTATATCACTAATGGAACGCATGTTGGTGGACAGTTGCCAATGAATTTTAACTTCGTGAGACTGGACGAAAACTCCACAGCGGAGACCATTGAAACACAAGCTAACGCGTGGATGGATGTCATATGGACCAAACATAAAATGGCGAATTGGGTGGCAAACAATCATGACAACAGTCGCTTACCAACACGTATGGGTGAGAGCAAAGTGGATGCGATGACTATGATAATACATGCACTGCCCGGTACATCGGTTACTTATTAC ggcGAAGAGATTGGAATGCCTGATTATGCCGACGCTTGCACAGGGGACTCTTGCGGTTTTCGTGATCCAGAGCGCACGCCGATGCAATGGAACGGATCGAAAAACGCCGGTTTTAGCACAGGCAACTCAACTTGGTTGGCCGTCAATCCCAATTACacatacttaaatgtaaaagttCAACGAGGAGTGGCACGTAGCAGCTTGCAGATATTCAAGGGCATGACGGCGTTGAAGAAAACGGATGCTTTTAAAGCGTTCAAGGAGGAGGGCGGCTTTTCTTATAAAGCTCTGTCAAAGCAGGTTTTCCAGGTTATAAG AACCGCGGTAGATCGTGAGGAATATCGTGTGCTTGCCAATTTAGGCAACCAAATTGAATACTTCGATGGGTTGACGAACAAAACAATGGAGTACGTCTTGCTTAACTCTTATTCACCACACAGATACGG tCACAAGCTTGATTTAAGCGGAAGAATTTATTTAATGCCTTATGAGGCGGTCGTCCTACGCTGGTCGGCGTAA
- the LOC120771516 gene encoding maltase A2-like has product MSSCSLRFLAALLLCALGATAIETVDWWESATLYQIYPRSFMDSDGDGIGDLNGITSRLAFLKEIGVTATWISPIYDSPMADMGYDVANFTKIDPLFGTMEDFDALLAKAHELDLKVILDFVPNHSSDECEWFQKSIRREDGYDDFYVWDDGKIDPETGERSPPSNWMSVFGDSAWTWVEERQQYYLHQFLAQQVDLNYASPKVHEHMLEVMKFWLDRGVDGFRMDATNFLVEKRFENGTFPDEPLSGETNDSTLFRYLKHIYTQDDWENTEIIYEWREFLDEYQRLHGGDTRAMIIEAYSNVTVLSDYISNGTNVGGQMPMNFNFVKLDENSNAETIETQANDWMDVIWTKHKMANWVANNHDNSRLPTRMGESKVDAMTMIIHALPGTSVTYYGEEIGMPDGEIDCADDSCNFRDPERTPMQWNGSENAGFSTGNSTWLPVNPNYKYLNVQVQRGVARSSLQIFKGMTALKKTDAFKAFKEEGGFSYKALSKQVFQVVRTAVDREEYRVLANLGNQIEYFDGLTNKTMEYVLLNSYSPHRHGDKVDLSGRIYLMPYEAVALRWSA; this is encoded by the exons ATGTCGTCTTGTTCGTTACGGTTCTTAGCGGCGCTGCTGCTTTGCGCGTTGGGCGCTACTGCTATCGAAACAGTTGATTGGTGGGAGTCCGCCACCCTTTATCAGATTTATCCGCGTTCCTTTATGGACAGCGATGGCGATGGTATAGGCGATTTGAATGGCATCACTTCACGGCTGGCGTTCCTTAAGGAAATTGGTGTTACAGCAACCTGGATCTCACCCATATATGATTCACCGATGGCTGATATGGGCTATGACGTCGCGAATTTTACGAAAATTGACCCACTCTTCGGCACAATGGAGGATTTCGATGCTTTGTTGGCTAAGGCCCACGAATTggatttaaaagtaattttagaCTTTGTGCCCAATCATTCGAGTGACGAGTGTGAGTGGTTCCAGAAATCGATACGTCGTGAAGATGGCTACGACGATTTCTATGTATGGGATGATGGCAAAATTGACCCAGAGACGGGCGAGCGTTCACCACCAAGCAATTGG ATGTCGGTTTTCGGTGATTCTGCATGGACGTGGGTTGAAGAGCGGCAACAGTACTATTTGCACCAATTTCTCGCGCAGCAAGTGGATTTGAACTACGCTAGTCCCAAGGTGCACGAGCATATGTTGGAAGTGATGAAATTTTGGCTTGATCGTGGTGTAGATGGTTTTCGCATGGATGCCACGAACTTTTTAGTTGAAAAACGTTTCGAAAATGGCACATTTCCAGATGAACCACTGAGCGGTGAAACAAATGATTCCACTCTATTTAGATACCTCAAACACATCTATACACAAGATGATTGGGAAAATACAGAAATTATTTACGAATGGCGCGAATTTCTAGACGAATATCAGAGACTTCATGGTGGAGATACAAG AGCTATGATAATCGAAGCATATTCCAATGTCACCGTTCTGAGCGATTATATTTCTAATGGCACCAACGTCGGTGGGCAGATgccaatgaattttaatttcgtGAAACTGGACGAAAACTCCAATGCGGAGACCATTGAAACACAAGCTAACGACTGGATGGATGTCATATGGACCAAACATAAAATGGCGAATTGGGTGGCAAACAATCATGACAACAGTCGCTTACCAACACGTATGGGTGAGAGCAAAGTGGATGCGATGACTATGATAATACATGCACTGCCCGGTACATCGGTTACTTATTAC ggcGAAGAGATCGGAATGCCTGATGGAGAAATCGATTGTGCCGATGACTCTTGCAACTTTCGCGATCCAGAACGCACACCGATGCAGTGGAATGGATCGGAAAATGCCGGTTTCAGCACAGGCAACTCAACTTGGCTGCCCGTCAATCCCAACTACAAATACTTAAATGTACAAGTTCAACGAGGAGTTGCGCGTAGCAGCTTGCAGATTTTCAAGGGCATGACGGCGCTAAAGAAAACGGATGCTTTTAAGGCGTTCAAGGAGGAGGGCGGCTTTTCTTATAAAGCTCTGTCAAAGCAGGTTTTCCAAGTCGTAAG AACCGCGGTCGATCGCGAGGAATATCGTGTGCTTGCCAATTTAGGcaaccaaattgaatatttcgatGGATTGACTAACAAAACAATGGAGTACGTCTTGCTTAACTCTTATTCACCACACAGACACGG tgACAAGGTTGATTTAAGCGGAAGAATTTATTTAATGCCTTATGAGGCGGTCGCCTTACGCTGGTCGGCATAG
- the LOC120770562 gene encoding maltase A3, translating to MIRRILLFLLVSICSGVTVVSAGGFPNYHAHFDFIAWDKHSAAAKVNASQEWWQSAALYQIYPRSFKDSNGDGVGDLKGIAEQLPYLKEIGIAATWISPIYKSPMADFGYDVANFTDIDPIFGTLDDFDALIAKSREVGVKIILDFVPNHSSDEHEWFKKSVAGDNDFKDFYVWHPGRVVNGTRLPPTNWMSVFRGSAWQWHETRKEYYLHQFLSKQPDLNYRNPKVRAAMSDVLRFWLRRGVAGFRIDAVPFAFEVAPDANGNWPDEPRNDWVVDPDDYNYVKHIYTVDQPETLNLVYEWRQVLDEFQKANGGDERVMLTEAYSPIDVVVKYYGNDTAEGAQMPFNFLMISWLSNDSDAYHFAETVNTWLKNMPAGRTANWVIGNHDQNRVGSRLGADRIDMLNMLTNILPGVSISYYGEEIGMADVWISWNDTVDPSACHTNPDIYERFSRDPERTPFQWNDAQNAGFSTAKKTWLPVADDYKTVNVLRERNDALSHLNIYKQLHALRNESTLRHGSVEVKAVTQNVLAVKRMLLNDYTYVLLMNLYDSTEEVDLKRAFDNIPNEFEYIIVTGKSKAKRGDTLKSTGIQILPKEAVVLRSVTKLTTTVGYFAYYMPKNDKN from the exons ATGATTAGGCGCATATTGTTATTTCTATTAGTGTCGATTTGTAGTGGCGTCACCGTTGTGAGCGCTGGCGGCTTTCCAAATTATCATGCGCATTTCGATTTTATCGCGTGGGATAAGCATAGCGCTGCGGCGAAGGTGAATGCTTCGCAGGAGTGGTGGCAATCGGCGGCGCTCTATCAAATCTACCCAAGGTCATTTAAAGACAGCAACGGCGATGGGGTGGGTGATCTGAAGG GCATCGCAGAGCAGCTACCCTACCTTAAAGAGATCGGTATTGCCGCGACATGGATATCTCCTATCTATAAATCGCCTATGGCGGATTTTGGTTATGATGTCGCCAATTTTACCGACATTGATCCGATATTCGGTACACTCGACGATTTTGATGCGTTGATCGCCAAATCACGTGAAGTTGGTGTGAAAATAATATTGGACTTCGTGCCGAATCACTCGAGCGATGAACATGAATGGTTCAAAAAATCGGTCGCGGGCGACAATGACTTCAAAGACTTTTACGTTTGGCATCCGGGGCGGGTGGTAAATGGCACGCGTCTACCGCCAACGAATTGGATGAGTGTATTTCGTGGCTCCGCTTGGCAGTGGCATGAGACGCGCAAAGAATACTATTTGCATCAATTTCTGAGTAAGCAGCCGGACTTGAATTATCGTAATCCGAAAGTGCGCGCGGCCATGAGT GACGTATTGCGGTTTTGGTTACGACGGGGCGTCGCTGGTTTTCGCATCGATGCGGTGCCGTTTGCATTTGAAGTAGCGCCAGATGCAAATGGCAATTGGCCAGATGAGCCACGCAATGACTGGGTTGTCGATCCGGATGACTACAATTATGTTAAACACATCTACACCGTTGATCAGCCGGAGACATTGAACTTGGTGTATGAATGGCGTCAGGTTTTGGACGAATTTCAGAAAGCGAACGGTGGCGATGAACGTGTTATGCTAACCGAAGCATATTCACCAATCGACGTGGTAGTAAAGTATTATGGTAACGACACAGCAGAGGGTGCGCAGATGCCTTTTAATTTTCTCATGATCAGCTGGCTGTCAAATGACTCCGATGCCTACCACTTTGCGGAGACAGTAAATACTTGGTTAAAGAACATGCCGGCAGGACGTACAGCCAATTGGGTG ATTGGCAATCATGATCAAAATCGCGTCGGCTCTCGTCTCGGCGCCGATCGTATTGACATGTTGAACATGCTGACGAATATTCTGCCTGGTGTTAGCATCTCATATTATGGCGAAGAGATCGGCATGGCTGACGTATGGATCTCGTGGAATGATACTGTGGATCCCTCAGCTTGTCACACCAATCCGGATATCTATGAAAGGTTCTCACGTGATCCCGAACGTACACCCTTCCAATGGAATGATGCACAGAATGCCGGTTTCAGCACAGCTAAAAAGACTTGGCTGCCAGTCGCTGACGACTACAAAACAGTGAATGTCTTACGCGAACGCAACGATGCGCTGAGCCATTTGAATATCTACAAACAATTGCACGCTCTGCGAAACGAATCGACATTGCGTCACGGTAGTGTGGAGGTAAAGGCCGTGACACAAAATGTTTTGGCGGTGAAGCG CATGCTCCTCAATGATTACACATACGTTTTGCTAATGAATCTTTATGATTCCACGGAGGAAGTGGATTTGAAGCGCGCATTCGATAATATACCGAATGAGTTTGAATATATTATTGTTACCGGGAAAAGCAAAGCGAAGAGGGG TGACACTCTAAAATCGACGGGCATTCAAATATTACCGAAGGAAGCCGTGGTTTTGCGTTCTGTCACCAAATTGACTACTACAGTGGGTTATTTTGCATATTACATgccaaaaaatgataaaaattag